The genomic DNA AGGAGACAGACTGATGGATTCTGCCGGGAGCAAGAGCCTGGCCCACAGATACTCTCTGCTTGCTTCTTGGCATGATTTCGCAGGGAGATTTACCTGCAGCACAGGCTGCCTCAAGCCCAAGGCAAGGCTCCTCTGGCCCTTCTGCTTTGTGTCACCCAAAAGGAGAGCCAGAGAAAAAAGCAGGAAACAGATGCAAACAGCAGCAACTTGTGAAAAGGACCTCAGGACCATCAGTGATCACAAGCCCAGCACGAGTCAGCTGTGTGAtgctggagggaggggaaactcAGGGGAGAGTCGTCTTGGGGAGAAACCCAGGAGAGGCCTGGGGGCTTCTTAATCCTTTGCCATACATCTGCATGGTGGccgtgctcctgttgtgacccaccttgagTTTGGCCTCAACACGCTAGTGGGTCCCGACCCACCTGTTGAAGACCAGTGACATAGGGGGGCATCTCATTCTCTGCTGGGAGAGGAGCGGGTCCTGGGCCAGATgtgccccctttggcctgatccagctgctgcaGCTGGGCTTCTCTGATGCTCCCCAAGGCCACTTCCAAACCCATTTATCCGGATTTGTTCAACGTGGCTGGTGTTCTGTTGAGTGCTTGGTCTGATTTATTAGCAGGGAGTTGAGCTGGCCTCGGGGGCATTTTCCTGTTCCTATGTTGCGTAAAAGCGCCAAAGGAACTTGAACCATGCAACCAGATTTAGCAGAGATGGACTTGAACCCCAACCTAGACTAGCGGCAGCCTGCAAGGACCACAAATATTTGAAACCCTTTGCCTGAATGGCTCCCAGAAGCagcgcctgccccccgcccccccaacatCTGCAACTGTTAAGCCTGCAGCCCTAACCTACCTCTCCAAAACTGATTcagattggcagagggagccaccTGATGGCTTGCCTTACAGAAAAGACCAGGCATTCACCAGACCCCAGGGAATCTCGGGGCATTAACCACGTCAAGCATgcagttgaactgtggaactccctgccacaggaggcagtgatggccaccaacctggatggttttaaaagaggatgagaccaaTGCATGGAGGACGAGAGGGCTATCGAAGGctcctggccaggatggctctgctctgcctccacggtcggaggtagcaatgcttgctggaaaccacaggaggggagagggcactTCTGCTGGGTTCccgcttgctggtttccctttggggcacctgctggcccctgtgagaaccagatgggcccctggcctgatccagcaggctctccttacgcTCTTCTCGTCTTAATCCGCTGCCTCCTTTTACCCTTCCAGAAGCGGCCACACAGGACAGCAGccgccaacacacacacagcccgcTTGACCCTCCTGCCACAGCGATGACCTTGTTGGTGCACGCCCTGGTCTGCCTGCTGGGCACCGGCTCTTGGGTGGCCATCAACGGCATGTGGGTGGAGCTGCCCCTCATCGTGCCCAGCGCCCCAGAGGGCTGGTTCCTGCCGTCCTGCCTGACCGTCATCACCCAGCTGGCCAACGTGGGGCCCCTGGCCGTCACCCTGGCGCACCGATTCCTCCCGGGGCGGCTCAGCGAAGTGGGCATCATCTACGCCATCCTCTCCCTCGGCTCCCTAGCCTGCCTGCTGCTGGCCTTCTTCTGGGGGGAGACCAGCGTGGTGGGCGGCTCCCCCCGGAGCGTGGCCCTCCtcagcctcttcttcctcctggccCTGGTTGACTGCACCTCCTCCGTCACCTTCCTGCCCTACATGCAGAGGCTGCGGGCGCCCTACCTCAGCACCTACTTTGTGGGCGAGGGGCTGAGCGGCCTCCTGCCAGGGCTGGTGGCGCTGGGGCAAGGGGTGGGCACGCTCCGCTGCGTCAACGGGAGCCGGCAGGGCAACGGCACGGGCCTGCGGGCAGAGTACCAGCCGGCCCGCTTCTCCGCCActgccttcttcctcttcctctgtgccATGATGGGCTTTTGCCtggcttccttcctcctcctcaaccACCTGCCAGCTGCCAAGCGGGAGCAGGCCAAGGAAAAGTACCGGGTGCGAGTCCAGATGGAGGTGACGGGCAGCGGGCGCGCCACGGTGGAGGAGCGGCCCAGGCTCAGCGACCCCGCGGGAAGCCTCTTCGGATCCGGAACCTACTCCTGGCAGCAGGTAGCCTACATCTTTGGGCTGCTGGGCTGGGTGAACGCCCTGACCAACGGCGTCCTCCCTGCGGTGCAGTCCTACTCCTGCCTGCCCTATGGAAACAGCGCGTACCACCTCTCTGCCACGCTGGCTGCCTTGGCCAACCCCCTCGCCTGCCTCCTGGGGATGTACCTGCCCAGCAGGTGAGTGGGCTGCTGGGAAGGGGGGCAGAAGGCACAGGCAGGCAGGTCACTCGGGTGGGGTCAGTTCTTGCTGAGTAAGGGCTTGCGCTGTCAATGGAGGGGCGTGGGGCAGACCTCCGGGATttcctagaattggaagggaccccgggagtcatctagtccaaccccccacaatgcaggaattgcagctaaaggaTCCCTAATCCAGAAGGCCACCCAACTTCTCCAACAAAGGAGAaccccaccaccttccgagggagtccgttccactgccaaatgttcttcctgacatttagtcagaatctccttccctgCAATTTGACTGTGTTGGTTCTGGTcctcccttctggagcagcagaaaacaaggtgGCCCCATCTGCCGAGTGGCAGCCCTTCAGACGTTGGAAGGCGGCTCTCAGGTCACCCTCTCACCACTCAGTCTTCTCAGCATTCCCTTTGCATGCCACCTTgggaagggaggttacagggaaccaggcagagggccttctcggtggtggcgcctgccctgtgtaacgccctcccgtcagatgtcaaggaaataaacaactatctgaaggcggccctgtttaggaaagcttttaatgtttggtgctgtgttgtttttaatatttggttggaagtcgcccagagtggctggggtataaataaattatattattattattattattattattattattattattattattattatcatcatcatcatcatcatctgtaaggacaaaatacatttttcaacaAGAAATGTAACCAATAACGAAGCAGGCCCAGCAAGGGGAAGGGTGACTGGCATTAAGGCAGCGTGCCCATATTGTCTCCAGCACCAAATCCCTCAATCATCCCAATTTGAGTGGGaccccggaattacagaagccatcccaggtCCTGaatggatcccagaatgtcctattTTTTTGGTCCCATCTTCTCGCGGGAGCCAGCCGACTCATGCAAGAGCGAGAGACCAAAAAACGAGCACCTGGAGAGGGCAGGATGCCCCAGTGCTAAGCCTGGTGGCCTCCACCAAACCAGGGGTGTCAGGAGAATCCTGATCTGGGATCCTgagccctttctctccctctccccctccccccccagatcCTTTTTGCTCATGGGAGTCTTGTCCCTTGCCGGATCCCTGTTTGCTTGCTACATCATGGCCATGGCGGTGCTCAGCCCTTGCCCTCTTCTGCTGCACGGATCCCATGGAGTCGTCCTCATTGTAAGTATGAGTGAGGGACAGGATGAGGCCCTTGCACCCTTCCTCCCGCTTCAGCTTCCTCAGGCACCCGGAGGCAATGCCTTCCACCACCGTCTCCCAAATCGGATGCCAAGCTGCCTCACGTGGAATACGCCCCCCCTCCCAAAGTCAGTCCTCCCCACCAGTCCAGcaccagcaagcaagcaagtagaGGAGGAGCCAGGAaagtgggcagggggagagaaacccCCACTGCTCATTTATTAGGGGACATCTAAACAGATGCAACTATATttatccttcttttctttttactttcaGGACAGCTCACAGAAACAGGGCAATAAGAATTATAAAACCAacatacagtggtcccttggttctcaaacttaatccgttccggaagtccgttccaaaaccaaagcgttccagaaccaaggcacgctttcccatagaaagtcatgcaaaatgcaggcttttaaaaacagcccctaaaacagcaatttaacatgaatttcactatctaacgaggccattgatccatgaaatgaaagcaataaacagcgtacggcagtcacacaatcaatcagtagctgaactgggttccacacagtcataaaaacaaaaaaacagggccacaaaaacacaaaataacgAGCAACAACagctcaaaatggaagtgtggctctcaaatcagaagcataacactcaaaacagagcacgttcggcttctgaaaaaagttcgcaaaccggaacacttactcccgggtttgtagtgtttgggttccaagtggtttgagtaccaaggtaccactgtattaaggaaAATATTTTAGCCAGCTGAACCGGCAGAAGGCGTAGGTTGGCAGACATATCTAATGCTGGGCTCCCATttaactcagtattgcctgccTTAAGTGACAGCAGTGGATCTCTGGGGTCTCAGTCAGGGATCCCTTGttaaggaaggaagcagcagggTCAGTGGTGATCCAGGTGAGGTTTTAAGAGGCCAGGAGGGCAAAGAGGTCCTCGCCTGAGAGTCCAGGGTGTcacaaccaaaaaggccctcCCTCCAGGCACTGCCAGGCACCTGA from Lacerta agilis isolate rLacAgi1 chromosome 7, rLacAgi1.pri, whole genome shotgun sequence includes the following:
- the LOC117050389 gene encoding riboflavin transporter 2-like, with product MTLLVHALVCLLGTGSWVAINGMWVELPLIVPSAPEGWFLPSCLTVITQLANVGPLAVTLAHRFLPGRLSEVGIIYAILSLGSLACLLLAFFWGETSVVGGSPRSVALLSLFFLLALVDCTSSVTFLPYMQRLRAPYLSTYFVGEGLSGLLPGLVALGQGVGTLRCVNGSRQGNGTGLRAEYQPARFSATAFFLFLCAMMGFCLASFLLLNHLPAAKREQAKEKYRVRVQMEVTGSGRATVEERPRLSDPAGSLFGSGTYSWQQVAYIFGLLGWVNALTNGVLPAVQSYSCLPYGNSAYHLSATLAALANPLACLLGMYLPSRSFLLMGVLSLAGSLFACYIMAMAVLSPCPLLLHGSHGVVLIILCWVLFVGLLSYVKLMIGVVLRDEGHSALVWCGAMVQLGSMVGALLMFPLVNVYNLFRSGDPCNTSCPV